From one Marinobacter sp. LV10MA510-1 genomic stretch:
- a CDS encoding NADH:ubiquinone reductase (Na(+)-transporting) subunit F, with protein sequence MSYTVTIEPIGEQIEVEEGQTILQAALRQGVWLPFACGHGTCATCKVQVIEGDVNVGEASSFALMDSERDDGKVLACCATVESDVTIEADIDVDEDFEGYPVEDYQATVTKIVDLSPTIKGVHLKLDRGMTFQSGQYINIELPGVDGQRAFSMANPPSQADEVELHVRLVAGGAATSYVHEQLSVGDSLNLSGPYGQFFVRSSQPGDLMFVAGGSGLSSPQCMILDLLEQNDERQIVLFQGARNAEELYNRELFETLARDHDNFTYVPALSQADEETDWQGFRGYVHDAAKAHFDGRFSGQKAYLCGPPPMIDAAITALMQGRLFERDIFMEKFLTAADGAEDTQRSALFKKI encoded by the coding sequence ATGAGCTATACCGTTACCATCGAGCCGATAGGCGAACAAATTGAAGTTGAAGAGGGCCAAACTATTTTGCAGGCCGCATTGCGCCAAGGCGTTTGGCTACCATTTGCCTGCGGTCACGGAACCTGTGCAACCTGCAAAGTTCAGGTGATCGAAGGTGATGTGAATGTAGGCGAAGCTTCGTCATTTGCGCTAATGGACAGCGAGCGCGATGACGGCAAAGTTTTGGCCTGCTGCGCCACGGTTGAAAGTGATGTCACCATCGAAGCGGATATTGATGTTGATGAAGATTTTGAAGGCTATCCGGTAGAGGACTACCAGGCGACGGTAACGAAAATCGTCGATCTGTCGCCGACCATCAAAGGCGTGCATCTCAAGCTGGATCGAGGCATGACCTTCCAATCTGGTCAGTACATCAACATCGAGTTGCCGGGCGTTGACGGGCAAAGAGCCTTTTCCATGGCGAACCCCCCCAGCCAAGCAGATGAAGTAGAACTGCACGTGCGGCTAGTCGCAGGCGGTGCCGCAACTAGCTACGTTCATGAACAGCTGAGCGTAGGCGACTCCCTAAACTTGTCTGGTCCCTATGGTCAGTTTTTCGTGCGCAGTTCGCAACCGGGCGATCTGATGTTTGTTGCTGGCGGTTCGGGCCTATCAAGCCCCCAGTGCATGATTCTGGATCTTCTCGAACAGAATGACGAACGGCAGATTGTGCTGTTTCAGGGCGCGCGCAACGCGGAAGAACTCTACAACCGAGAGCTCTTTGAAACGCTGGCCCGTGACCACGATAACTTCACGTATGTGCCTGCCCTGAGCCAAGCCGACGAGGAGACCGACTGGCAAGGGTTTCGCGGCTACGTTCACGATGCGGCGAAAGCTCATTTTGACGGCCGCTTTTCTGGCCAGAAGGCGTACCTATGCGGCCCGCCTCCGATGATTGATGCAGCGATCACCGCATTAATGCAAGGCCGTTTGTTCGAACGCGATATTTTTATGGAGAAGTTCCTCACTGCCGCAGATGGAGCGGAGGATACCCAGCGCTCTGCGCTGTTCAAAAAAATCTGA
- a CDS encoding phenol hydroxylase subunit P4: MSVNAISEYHAEPKDRVENFNGMQLLYVYWPHHLLFCAPFAMLVAPDMTFRAFVNEMLEPAVVGHPDAQKADFFSAEWRLNEEDFKPDLEASLANNGIDHKSMLTVTTPGLEGLQGSAS; encoded by the coding sequence ATGAGTGTTAACGCCATTTCCGAGTATCACGCCGAACCCAAAGACCGCGTCGAGAATTTCAATGGCATGCAGTTGTTGTATGTCTATTGGCCTCATCACCTATTGTTTTGCGCCCCGTTTGCAATGCTGGTTGCGCCCGATATGACCTTCCGCGCCTTTGTGAACGAGATGCTTGAGCCAGCCGTTGTCGGCCATCCGGATGCACAGAAAGCTGACTTTTTCAGCGCCGAATGGCGTTTGAATGAAGAAGATTTCAAGCCGGATCTTGAGGCCAGCCTGGCTAATAACGGTATTGATCATAAAAGCATGCTGACTGTGACCACACCCGGCCTGGAAGGACTCCAGGGTTCGGCATCCTGA